The following DNA comes from Syntrophorhabdaceae bacterium.
ACCCCTCCATCCGTCAATTCGCACTCATGTCGGGTTATGCTCGTCTCGTCGAATGCTACGATGAGGTCTATTCCCTTACGGGATGCCGAAACGGGCAGGTCCGCTAATCTTATTTGATAGAAGTTGTGACCTCCCCGCACCCTCGATTCATAGTCCTGATGAGAAAAAACGTGATAACCGGCCCTCGAAAAGACTTTTGTAAGCGTGTCTCCGATAGTCTGTACACCCTGACCGGCCTCTCCGCCTATTTTCACCGAATAATCCATAAAGTTCATATTACTATAAGATCACGTAAATAGAATAGCAATGCAAAATCCGACCAAAATTGGAAACCATCATGAATCATGGTATAAATTGTGAGGCTGTACTTACATGATGAGAAAAAAAACCCACTTTGAGCTCAATCAAAAGGACCTTATAACGCTGTTTAAGAGGGAACAACGTCCCCTCGGTGTAAACGACTTATATGCGCTACTCGGAATGGACAAGCAACAGAGGAGAAACCTCAAAAGAATCCTGCAAGATCTCTTAGAGAAGGGTTCGATTATAAAATTAAAGCATGGAACGTTCGGTATTGTGGAGGAGATGAACCTCGTCAGGGGGACACTCTGGTGCACCAGGAGTGGAAACGGTTTCGTTGTGCCTGACAAGGAAGGCGTGCGCGATCTTTTCATCCCGGCGCGTCAAATGAACAATGCATTCCACGGGGATACAGTCATCGCCCGGTTGCAACATACATCGCGGACACACAGAGAAGGCAGAATCATCGAGATTGTGCGTCGTAATACCAATCATATCATTGGGTTCACTAATATACATAATAAATTAATGTATATTACTCCAGAAGATAGTAGATATAATTGTCTTTTTGTGGTTAAAAAGACTCCCGATGGGGTCAAGGTAGTCAACGGAAGTCTTGTAGCCGCAGCCGTTACAAAGTTTCCCGGTGAGCAAGCGGACGCTGAATGTGTCATCACAAAGGTATTCGAAGGCGGTCTTACTACCGTCGATGCCATAACCCGTTTTGTTGAATACAAGTACGGCCTTCCCGGACGATTCAAAAAGAGTGTCGATTCAGAGCTCAAGAACCTGGAGGGGATAATCGCCGAACAAGGGCGCACGGATTTGACGGCGCTCAATCATGTCACTATCGATGGAGAATCCGCTAAGGATTTTGATGACGCTGTATATGTGGAAAAGACGGCCAAGGGGTATACGCTCTTTGTTTCGATTGCCGATGTCTCTTCCTTCGTATCGGCCGGTTCCCTCCTGGATGAAGAGGCCTATGAACGCGGGACAAGCATATATTTCCCCGGCAAAGTAATTCCCATGCTTCCCAAGCTGTTATCGAACGGTTTGTGCAGCCTCACCCCGGGCGAGAATAAGCAGGCCCTGACTGTAAGAATCGACTACAACAGGGACGGGG
Coding sequences within:
- the rnr gene encoding ribonuclease R translates to MMRKKTHFELNQKDLITLFKREQRPLGVNDLYALLGMDKQQRRNLKRILQDLLEKGSIIKLKHGTFGIVEEMNLVRGTLWCTRSGNGFVVPDKEGVRDLFIPARQMNNAFHGDTVIARLQHTSRTHREGRIIEIVRRNTNHIIGFTNIHNKLMYITPEDSRYNCLFVVKKTPDGVKVVNGSLVAAAVTKFPGEQADAECVITKVFEGGLTTVDAITRFVEYKYGLPGRFKKSVDSELKNLEGIIAEQGRTDLTALNHVTIDGESAKDFDDAVYVEKTAKGYTLFVSIADVSSFVSAGSLLDEEAYERGTSIYFPGKVIPMLPKLLSNGLCSLTPGENKQALTVRIDYNRDGDAVRSIFFNSVIRSKRRLTYHQVEDAIIGRDKRTREKLGDLVRLLEDMAELASLLKNKREDRGSLDFDLPEPEIILNIEGGIKEIIRSERLFAHQLIEEFMVAANETVACFLKDNDLPALYRIHEPPDRDKLREIEKLIFALPLHRKKTSGGAASLQLLLMSAKGTDYEFFVNRVLLRSMKQARYSATNKGHFGLASDCYLHFTSPIRRYPDLACHRSLKNMQIRGLNAQGDFEKMAAHLSDRERLAMEAERDLEDRIRILFMKGKIGKTYQGLISHITAYGFFVELNEVFVEGLVLLTDLSDDYYHFQEEKLRLIGKRTRKIYRIGDRINVRVIVADPETNRLHFMPT